From a single Planctellipticum variicoloris genomic region:
- a CDS encoding flagellar basal body P-ring protein FlgI: protein MRSSNPARIWLTTACAVTLLTAGAVSVAAPPAQRPAGGVNLETTLVGAHTTFQGYGPVVLTGVGLVVDLPGTGGDPAPSAYRTMLLDELKRHDIRIPNTILASPNTALVVVRTYLPPLLQPGDKLDVEVIAPESANATSLAGGWLMECHLTEQTLVPGQGLMKGHTYARAKGPVLAAGVAMPSEKTAASQMLRGRVLAGAMLTRSRELAINLRNDFRSVRNSSRIANAVGTRFHDYDKYGIKKPMAVAKTDAKIALELQPRYKDNYPRYLEVIKHIAFAESPVAQRVRMQRLQEELFEPETAEEAALQLEAIGGASVPLLKAALKAPTLECQFQSAMALAYLGEADGIPVLAQAAREEPAFRVFALAALSTIDDADAHMALRELMSQNSEELRYGAFRALWTLDRRDPFIRGEPMLEPIDPLLADDIEAQKDRQLHFVLHVLETSGDPMVHITLRTRPEVVIFGADQKFATPLLLSAGRNVMITAQPGSETASVVRFEANRPDQRKEVSLNVAEVIRTAVELGARYPDVVQMLSEASRQRNLATRLATDALPEAGRVYNRPRSADAPSTLEKPAKPTKIGRDHMAPNLFPIDHEKAEREGSGSGDWADSEGVQASVPADTKPVAVKDEKPANSDKPSTPAAPAADKVDSDDAKKKPFGLIPRLRERF, encoded by the coding sequence ATGCGCAGCTCCAATCCCGCTCGAATCTGGCTGACTACGGCCTGCGCCGTCACGCTGTTGACCGCAGGGGCCGTTTCCGTGGCCGCACCCCCTGCACAGCGTCCGGCAGGCGGCGTGAATCTGGAGACCACGCTGGTCGGTGCGCACACGACGTTCCAGGGATACGGTCCGGTGGTCCTGACCGGCGTGGGCCTGGTGGTGGATCTCCCCGGGACCGGCGGCGATCCGGCCCCCTCGGCCTATCGAACGATGCTCCTGGACGAACTCAAGCGCCACGACATCCGCATCCCCAATACGATTCTTGCATCGCCGAATACGGCCCTGGTCGTTGTGCGGACCTACCTGCCGCCGCTGCTGCAGCCCGGCGACAAGCTGGACGTGGAAGTCATCGCGCCGGAGAGCGCCAATGCGACGAGCCTGGCGGGCGGGTGGCTGATGGAGTGCCATCTGACCGAACAGACTCTCGTCCCCGGACAGGGATTGATGAAAGGTCATACGTACGCCCGGGCGAAAGGCCCTGTCCTGGCGGCCGGGGTCGCCATGCCCAGCGAAAAGACGGCGGCATCGCAGATGCTGCGCGGACGAGTGCTGGCCGGCGCCATGCTGACCCGGAGTCGCGAGCTGGCCATCAACCTGCGCAACGACTTCCGCAGCGTCCGCAACTCGTCGCGTATCGCCAACGCCGTCGGCACCCGGTTTCACGACTACGACAAATACGGCATTAAGAAGCCGATGGCCGTCGCCAAGACGGACGCCAAGATCGCACTCGAACTGCAACCCCGCTACAAGGACAACTATCCGCGATACCTCGAAGTCATCAAGCACATCGCCTTCGCCGAGAGCCCCGTGGCGCAGCGAGTTCGCATGCAGCGGCTGCAGGAAGAACTGTTCGAGCCCGAAACGGCGGAGGAGGCGGCGCTGCAGCTCGAAGCGATCGGGGGCGCGTCCGTCCCGCTGCTGAAGGCCGCTCTGAAGGCGCCGACGCTGGAATGTCAGTTCCAGTCCGCCATGGCCCTGGCCTACCTGGGCGAAGCGGATGGAATTCCGGTGCTTGCCCAGGCGGCCCGCGAGGAACCGGCGTTCCGCGTGTTTGCGCTCGCCGCTCTGTCGACGATCGACGACGCCGACGCCCACATGGCGCTTCGCGAGCTGATGAGTCAGAACAGTGAAGAGCTCCGCTACGGGGCTTTCCGGGCGCTCTGGACGCTCGACCGGAGAGATCCGTTTATCCGCGGCGAACCGATGCTGGAGCCGATCGATCCGTTGCTGGCGGATGACATTGAGGCTCAGAAAGACCGCCAGCTTCACTTCGTCCTGCACGTGCTGGAAACGAGCGGCGACCCGATGGTTCATATCACGCTCCGCACGCGTCCCGAGGTCGTGATCTTTGGTGCGGACCAGAAGTTCGCCACGCCGTTGCTGCTGTCCGCCGGCCGCAACGTGATGATCACCGCGCAGCCGGGCAGCGAAACCGCCTCTGTGGTCCGCTTCGAGGCGAATCGCCCCGACCAGCGTAAGGAGGTCTCGCTCAACGTCGCCGAGGTGATTCGGACCGCGGTCGAACTCGGGGCCCGTTATCCGGACGTGGTTCAGATGCTGTCGGAGGCGTCCCGTCAGCGGAATCTCGCGACGCGCCTTGCGACAGATGCTCTGCCGGAAGCCGGCCGCGTCTACAACCGCCCGCGAAGCGCCGACGCACCGAGCACGCTGGAGAAACCGGCAAAGCCGACGAAGATCGGTCGCGATCACATGGCCCCGAATCTCTTTCCGATCGACCACGAAAAGGCCGAGCGGGAAGGGAGCGGCAGCGGAGACTGGGCCGACTCGGAGGGGGTCCAGGCCAGCGTCCCGGCCGACACAAAACCGGTCGCCGTGAAAGACGAGAAGCCGGCAAATTCCGACAAACCATCAACCCCTGCTGCGCCGGCAGCGGACAAGGTCGACAGCGACGACGCCAAGAAGAAACCCTTTGGACTGATTCCCCGACTCCGCGAGAGATTCTGA
- a CDS encoding ThuA domain-containing protein, which translates to MRLSVSVCAVLLTLTSVTFAADPWVVYEGQSGPGRGKHIVLLSGDDEYRSEEALPQLGKILALQHGFKCTVLFPIDPATGEIKPDFQTNIPGTEALKTADLLVIATRFRNLPDEQMAPIVEYIESGRPIVAMRTATHGFNIPADRKYGKYSWNSKAWDGGFGKQVLGETWVSHHGHHGKESTRGLIAPGAADNPILRGIKDGDIWGPTDVYGINLPLPGDAQTLVLGQVLSGMKSTDSPVEGPKNAPMMPVAWTKSYTGQSGKTARTFTTTMGAANDLESEGVRRLLVNACYWGLGMEEQIPAKSKVDLVGDYKPTNFSFGGHKKGLKPADFELR; encoded by the coding sequence ATGCGATTGTCGGTTTCTGTCTGTGCGGTTCTGCTGACGCTGACGTCTGTCACTTTCGCCGCCGATCCGTGGGTCGTCTACGAGGGGCAGTCCGGACCGGGGCGCGGCAAGCACATCGTGCTTCTGAGCGGGGACGACGAGTACCGTTCGGAAGAAGCGCTGCCGCAGCTCGGCAAGATCCTGGCGCTCCAGCACGGCTTCAAGTGCACCGTGCTGTTTCCCATCGATCCGGCGACGGGCGAGATCAAGCCCGATTTCCAGACGAATATTCCGGGGACCGAAGCCCTCAAGACCGCCGACCTGTTGGTAATCGCCACGCGGTTCCGCAATCTTCCGGACGAGCAGATGGCGCCGATCGTCGAGTACATCGAGTCGGGCAGGCCGATCGTCGCCATGCGAACCGCCACGCACGGTTTCAACATTCCCGCCGACCGCAAGTACGGAAAGTATTCGTGGAACAGCAAGGCATGGGACGGCGGCTTCGGCAAGCAGGTTCTCGGCGAGACCTGGGTCAGCCATCACGGTCACCACGGCAAAGAGAGCACGCGGGGCCTGATCGCTCCGGGGGCCGCCGACAACCCCATCCTGCGCGGCATCAAGGACGGCGACATCTGGGGGCCGACCGACGTCTACGGCATCAACCTGCCGCTGCCGGGCGACGCGCAGACACTGGTCCTGGGACAGGTCCTGTCCGGCATGAAGTCGACCGACTCGCCGGTGGAAGGTCCCAAGAACGCTCCCATGATGCCGGTCGCCTGGACGAAATCGTACACGGGACAGTCGGGCAAGACCGCTCGAACGTTTACGACTACGATGGGCGCCGCCAACGATCTGGAAAGCGAAGGGGTCCGTCGCCTCCTCGTCAACGCCTGCTACTGGGGGCTGGGGATGGAGGAACAGATTCCCGCGAAGTCGAAGGTCGATCTTGTCGGCGACTACAAGCCGACCAACTTCAGCTTCGGAGGTCACAAGAAGGGCCTCAAGCCGGCGGACTTCGAGCTCCGTTAG
- a CDS encoding thioredoxin-like domain-containing protein — MPRSNSGLFRQLLTFSLLLALLACPTTLFAQDGEAEVDAKNPFPNRVKAVDLDGGVEWLNTAGPINLRDLRGKVVLLDFWTFCCINCMHVLPDLEFLEKKYGNELVVVGVHSAKFDNEKETGNIRKAILRYEIEHPVINDAEMTVWRKYGIRSWPTLVLIDPEGYYCGYISGEGNREVLDNVIGKLVAFHKEKGTLDETPVRFDLERHRAPATPLKFPGKVLADPAGGRLFISDSNHNRIVIAGLDGKLQDVVGNGLLGSNDGGYSEARFDHPQGMALIDNTLYVADTENHLIRTIDLQSKTVSTLAGTGQQASFRAGGGPLLETALNSPWDLLPIDGVLYIAMAGPHQIWSHKLGSQSIQPYAGSGKEDITDGPLADSALAQPSGLATDGAYLYVCDSEGSSIRRISTRAVNNLNRPDGAVTTVAGTSGLPNGRSLFEFGDIDGPVLKARLQHPLGIAYYDGDLLVADSYNHKIRQVHLKSKRVETWLGTGKAGSGLDPVQFAEPAGLTIAGDKLYVADTNNHRIVLIDLKTKAAAELPIAGLTPPAPPAGEPSASMPRDEQQVEEQSVKAASALAIDVEFLLPEGYKLNKLAPVSYRLTVDDGQQLISDDSLNVRTEAKAGEAAATLEIPLAAKSGSAVLHLAVTYPFCRDGVGGLCKIDTAYYRIPISVGAAGTADRIKLTAAPRK, encoded by the coding sequence ATGCCCCGCTCGAATTCCGGCCTTTTCCGTCAGCTCCTGACATTCAGTCTTCTGCTCGCTCTGCTCGCCTGTCCGACGACACTGTTCGCTCAGGATGGAGAGGCCGAAGTCGACGCCAAAAACCCATTTCCGAACCGCGTGAAGGCCGTCGATCTGGACGGCGGCGTGGAATGGCTCAACACGGCGGGACCGATCAACCTGCGGGACCTTCGGGGCAAGGTCGTGCTGCTCGACTTCTGGACCTTCTGCTGCATCAACTGCATGCACGTCCTGCCGGATCTGGAGTTCCTGGAGAAGAAATACGGCAACGAACTGGTCGTGGTCGGCGTCCACTCCGCCAAGTTCGACAACGAAAAAGAAACCGGAAACATCCGGAAGGCGATTCTGCGCTACGAAATCGAACACCCGGTGATCAACGACGCCGAAATGACCGTCTGGCGCAAGTATGGAATCCGCTCGTGGCCCACGCTCGTGCTGATCGATCCGGAGGGCTATTACTGCGGCTACATTTCCGGTGAAGGCAACCGCGAAGTCCTCGACAACGTCATCGGCAAGCTGGTGGCCTTTCACAAAGAAAAGGGCACTCTCGACGAAACCCCGGTACGGTTCGACCTCGAACGCCATCGCGCCCCCGCCACACCCCTGAAATTCCCCGGCAAAGTGCTGGCGGACCCCGCCGGCGGCCGGCTGTTCATTTCCGACAGCAACCACAACCGCATCGTCATCGCCGGACTCGACGGCAAACTGCAGGACGTCGTCGGCAACGGCCTCCTCGGCAGCAATGACGGCGGCTATTCCGAGGCCCGGTTCGACCATCCCCAGGGAATGGCGCTCATCGACAACACGCTGTATGTCGCCGACACCGAAAACCACCTCATCCGGACAATCGACCTGCAGTCGAAGACGGTCAGCACTCTGGCGGGAACCGGCCAGCAGGCCAGCTTCCGCGCCGGCGGCGGTCCGCTCCTCGAAACGGCTCTCAACAGTCCCTGGGATCTCCTGCCGATCGACGGCGTCCTCTACATCGCAATGGCCGGTCCGCATCAGATCTGGTCGCACAAACTCGGCAGCCAGTCCATTCAACCGTATGCCGGGTCGGGCAAGGAAGACATCACCGACGGCCCCCTGGCGGACTCCGCACTCGCCCAACCCTCCGGTCTGGCGACCGACGGCGCCTATCTCTACGTATGCGACAGCGAGGGGTCTTCGATCCGCCGGATCAGCACGCGCGCCGTCAACAACTTGAACCGGCCCGACGGCGCAGTCACGACCGTCGCCGGCACTTCCGGTCTGCCGAACGGGCGCTCTCTGTTCGAGTTCGGCGACATCGACGGCCCGGTGCTCAAAGCCCGGCTGCAGCATCCTCTCGGCATCGCCTACTACGACGGCGATCTGCTTGTCGCCGACAGCTACAACCACAAGATCCGACAGGTCCATCTGAAGAGCAAACGGGTCGAGACCTGGCTGGGAACCGGCAAGGCGGGGAGCGGCCTAGATCCCGTGCAGTTTGCTGAGCCGGCCGGTTTGACGATCGCCGGAGACAAGCTGTATGTCGCGGACACGAATAACCATCGCATCGTGCTGATCGATCTGAAAACCAAGGCCGCTGCGGAGCTCCCGATCGCCGGCCTGACCCCGCCCGCTCCCCCTGCCGGCGAACCTTCCGCCAGCATGCCCCGCGACGAGCAGCAGGTGGAGGAGCAGTCGGTCAAAGCCGCCAGCGCGCTGGCGATCGACGTCGAGTTTCTGCTTCCCGAAGGCTACAAACTCAACAAGCTCGCGCCGGTCAGCTATCGCCTGACGGTCGACGACGGACAGCAGCTCATCTCCGATGACAGCTTGAATGTTCGCACCGAAGCCAAGGCCGGCGAGGCCGCGGCGACGCTCGAAATCCCGCTCGCGGCGAAATCGGGATCGGCGGTCCTGCATCTGGCCGTGACCTATCCATTCTGTCGCGACGGCGTAGGCGGGCTGTGCAAGATCGACACTGCGTACTATCGCATTCCGATCAGCGTCGGCGCGGCGGGAACCGCGGACCGCATCAAGTTGACCGCCGCACCGCGCAAGTAA
- the floA gene encoding flotillin-like protein FloA (flotillin-like protein involved in membrane lipid rafts), translating into MDPKDIFRIVMIVISILAGLVVFVSIAVFLAFFKLWLRAFVTRARIGPFALLFMWLRKVSPTAIVDAKIMSVQAGLREITTDRLEAHYLAGGDVPRVVRAMIVAHRAKIKLDWNTASAIDLAGRNVLEAVQTSVEPKVIDCPDRSTGRNTLDGVAKDGIQLKARARVTVRTNLEQLIGGATEETVIARVGEGIVSAIGSCASHKDVLANPMLIAKTVLNKGLNSQTAYEIVSIDIADIDVGDNIGARLQADQAEADMRIARAKAEERRARAVANEQQMKALTVENQAKVVLAEAEIPQAMAAAYRGGFLRAEKRA; encoded by the coding sequence ATGGATCCGAAAGACATTTTCAGAATCGTGATGATCGTGATCAGCATCCTCGCGGGGCTGGTCGTGTTTGTCTCCATTGCGGTCTTCCTGGCCTTTTTCAAACTGTGGCTGCGGGCATTCGTCACCCGTGCCCGGATCGGTCCGTTCGCGCTGCTGTTCATGTGGCTGCGGAAAGTGAGCCCGACCGCGATCGTCGACGCCAAGATCATGTCGGTCCAGGCGGGACTGCGCGAGATCACGACCGACCGCCTGGAAGCGCATTACCTCGCCGGCGGCGACGTCCCCCGCGTTGTGCGGGCCATGATTGTCGCCCACCGCGCCAAGATTAAGCTCGACTGGAACACCGCGTCGGCGATCGACCTCGCCGGACGCAACGTGCTCGAAGCCGTGCAGACCAGCGTCGAGCCAAAGGTCATCGACTGCCCGGACCGCAGTACCGGGCGGAATACTCTCGACGGCGTGGCGAAGGACGGGATTCAGCTCAAAGCCCGCGCCCGCGTCACCGTGCGGACGAATCTCGAGCAGCTCATCGGCGGGGCCACTGAGGAAACCGTCATTGCGCGTGTCGGCGAAGGGATCGTGTCGGCGATCGGCTCGTGCGCGTCGCACAAGGACGTGCTGGCCAATCCCATGCTGATCGCCAAGACCGTGCTCAACAAGGGGCTCAACTCGCAGACCGCGTATGAGATTGTCTCGATCGATATCGCCGATATCGATGTCGGCGACAACATCGGCGCCCGTTTGCAGGCCGATCAGGCCGAGGCGGATATGCGGATCGCCCGGGCGAAGGCCGAAGAGCGTCGGGCCAGGGCGGTCGCCAACGAGCAGCAGATGAAGGCGCTCACCGTCGAGAACCAGGCCAAGGTGGTCCTCGCCGAGGCTGAAATTCCGCAGGCGATGGCGGCGGCTTACCGCGGCGGATTCCTGCGTGCCGAGAAGCGGGCGTAA
- a CDS encoding PVC-type heme-binding CxxCH protein has protein sequence MLRLRWLLLVALLVCRVAFVSAQNPQLVAETEPLTAAEQQKRFHLPPGFIIELVAAEPDVRKPMNLKFDAAGRLFFTQSVEYPWPVAANRRGQDMIRVMTDTNGDGMPDKTEVFADGLNIPIGITPVYGGVLGFSIPTLNFFPDPEGELWANSREEFYGNFGFRDTHGMCSSLNWWIDGWVYGCHGFSNESTVKGQDGQPILMSSGNTYRLRPDGSHIEYYSHGQVNPFGMCLDPLGNVYTSDCHTRPAYLLVRGAWYPMFGRPHDGLGFGPELMQHAHGSTGIAGVVYYAAEQFPEEYRDNLFIGNPVTGRINRDTLEWTGSTAKAIEQPDFLTCDDQWFRPVDIQLGPDGALYVADFYNRIIGHYEVPLLHPGRDRERGRIWRIRYVGTDPNNPAKIDVPPDLTKATQAGLIAALGSHTLPIRVQATHQLVHRFGAAALPEMATLATNPSASPWQRVHALWVVQRLGGLDEALARKIAGDPDRAVRVHLVKALGEQVPWTEARAPLRGIVEEHLLSDADPFVRRAAAESLGKGLATESVPALIAAWKGADPADALLVHTIRVSLRDVLRAHPTELPKWAAGDRVAVADLPRISEVCLAIPQPEAGLFLFEQARRTPWPAGQAQDYVQHAVRHIPVEQLPALERLLAEQYRGQSDELQLRVLRAAQRGTQERGGKRSPLLEDWAEGLAARLIASDNEDTRRAGIDAVRDLRLAKAATELPALLATDAKFGGLKPGVLDALAAVGHPDVVALATGVIDGSRDPGLQQHAAQVLSGMNREDSRSILLDRLKTAPQSLALAIARGLAVSQSGGNALLAAMEQGRASPRLLQDKTIEERLRAARIGGLDERRNKLLEGLPAEDERVAELTKTRRGGFQQAQPSIENGRAMYKQHCAACHRVGNEGGKVGPELDGVGLRGLDRLLEDTLDPSRNVDQAFRTTVVAMDDGKVITGLALREEGQVLVIADEQGREIQLPLQEIDERKLVKLSPMPANVVEKLTEAQYYDLLAFLLTQKVAKPAKE, from the coding sequence ATGCTTCGCTTGCGCTGGTTGCTGCTGGTGGCGTTGCTCGTCTGCCGGGTTGCGTTCGTTTCGGCTCAGAATCCGCAGCTCGTGGCTGAGACGGAGCCGCTCACCGCGGCGGAGCAGCAGAAGCGGTTTCATCTGCCGCCCGGGTTTATCATCGAGCTGGTAGCGGCCGAACCGGATGTGCGCAAGCCGATGAACCTGAAGTTCGACGCGGCAGGGCGGCTGTTCTTCACCCAGTCGGTGGAGTACCCGTGGCCGGTCGCCGCGAACCGCCGGGGGCAGGACATGATCCGGGTCATGACCGACACCAACGGCGACGGCATGCCGGACAAGACGGAGGTCTTCGCCGATGGACTCAACATCCCGATCGGGATTACGCCGGTTTACGGCGGGGTCCTCGGCTTCAGCATTCCGACGCTGAACTTCTTCCCCGATCCGGAGGGGGAGCTGTGGGCGAATTCCCGCGAGGAGTTCTACGGGAACTTCGGTTTCCGCGACACGCACGGCATGTGCAGCTCGCTCAACTGGTGGATCGACGGCTGGGTCTACGGCTGCCACGGTTTTTCCAACGAGTCGACCGTCAAGGGGCAGGACGGCCAGCCGATCCTCATGTCCTCGGGAAACACGTACCGGCTCCGTCCGGACGGTTCGCACATCGAATACTACAGTCACGGACAGGTGAATCCGTTCGGCATGTGTCTCGATCCGCTGGGGAACGTCTACACGTCGGATTGCCACACGCGACCGGCGTACCTGCTGGTGCGCGGCGCCTGGTATCCGATGTTCGGCCGGCCGCACGACGGGCTGGGCTTCGGTCCCGAGCTGATGCAGCACGCCCACGGTTCGACCGGCATCGCCGGCGTCGTGTACTACGCGGCAGAGCAGTTTCCCGAGGAGTATCGCGACAACCTGTTCATCGGCAATCCGGTTACCGGACGGATCAATCGCGACACCCTGGAGTGGACCGGGTCGACGGCGAAGGCGATCGAGCAGCCGGATTTCCTGACGTGCGACGACCAGTGGTTCCGTCCGGTCGATATTCAGCTCGGACCCGACGGGGCGCTGTATGTCGCCGATTTTTACAACCGGATCATCGGACATTACGAAGTCCCCCTGCTGCATCCGGGGCGGGATCGCGAACGGGGCCGGATCTGGCGGATCCGCTATGTGGGAACCGATCCGAACAATCCCGCAAAGATCGACGTGCCGCCGGACCTGACGAAGGCGACGCAGGCCGGACTGATTGCCGCCCTCGGTTCGCACACGCTGCCGATCCGGGTGCAGGCGACGCATCAGCTCGTGCACCGATTTGGCGCCGCCGCGCTGCCGGAGATGGCGACGCTGGCCACGAACCCGTCGGCTTCTCCGTGGCAGCGCGTGCATGCCTTGTGGGTCGTGCAGCGTCTGGGGGGCCTCGACGAGGCTCTGGCGCGAAAGATCGCCGGTGATCCCGATCGGGCCGTGCGGGTGCATCTGGTTAAGGCGCTGGGGGAACAGGTTCCCTGGACGGAAGCGCGTGCGCCGCTGCGGGGGATTGTCGAAGAGCATCTGCTGAGCGACGCCGATCCGTTCGTGCGACGGGCGGCGGCGGAGTCGCTCGGCAAGGGCCTGGCGACTGAGTCGGTCCCGGCGCTGATCGCCGCGTGGAAGGGGGCCGATCCGGCGGATGCGCTGCTGGTTCATACGATTCGGGTCTCGTTGCGGGACGTCTTGCGGGCGCATCCGACCGAGCTGCCGAAGTGGGCGGCGGGGGATCGCGTGGCGGTCGCCGATCTGCCGCGGATTTCGGAAGTCTGCCTGGCGATTCCACAGCCTGAGGCCGGGCTGTTTCTGTTCGAACAGGCCCGACGGACCCCCTGGCCGGCAGGGCAGGCGCAGGATTACGTGCAGCATGCGGTGCGACACATTCCGGTCGAGCAGTTGCCGGCGCTGGAACGGCTGTTGGCAGAGCAGTACCGCGGTCAGTCGGACGAACTGCAGTTGCGGGTGCTGCGGGCCGCTCAGCGAGGTACGCAGGAGCGGGGCGGGAAACGCTCTCCGCTGCTGGAAGACTGGGCCGAAGGCCTGGCCGCCCGCTTGATCGCCAGCGACAACGAGGACACCCGGCGGGCGGGAATTGACGCCGTACGAGATTTGCGGCTGGCGAAGGCCGCGACGGAGTTGCCGGCGCTGCTCGCGACAGACGCGAAGTTTGGGGGACTGAAGCCTGGCGTGCTCGATGCGTTGGCGGCGGTCGGGCATCCGGACGTTGTGGCGCTGGCGACCGGAGTTATCGACGGATCACGCGATCCGGGACTGCAGCAGCATGCCGCGCAGGTGCTGAGTGGGATGAACCGGGAAGACAGCCGCAGCATTCTGCTCGACCGGCTGAAGACGGCGCCGCAGTCCCTGGCGCTGGCGATCGCCCGCGGATTGGCCGTGAGTCAGTCGGGAGGGAATGCGCTGCTGGCGGCCATGGAGCAGGGGCGGGCGTCGCCGCGATTGCTGCAGGACAAGACCATCGAAGAACGTCTGCGGGCGGCGCGAATCGGAGGGCTCGATGAACGGCGGAACAAGCTGCTGGAAGGTCTGCCGGCTGAGGATGAGCGGGTCGCCGAACTGACGAAGACCAGGCGGGGCGGTTTCCAGCAGGCGCAGCCCAGCATCGAGAACGGCCGGGCGATGTACAAGCAGCATTGTGCTGCCTGTCACCGCGTCGGCAATGAGGGGGGCAAGGTCGGACCGGAGCTGGATGGAGTCGGGCTGCGGGGGCTGGACCGGCTGCTGGAAGATACGCTCGATCCGAGCCGGAACGTCGATCAGGCCTTCCGGACGACCGTCGTAGCGATGGACGACGGCAAAGTGATCACAGGACTGGCGCTGCGCGAAGAAGGCCAGGTGCTGGTCATCGCGGACGAACAGGGCCGCGAGATCCAGTTGCCGCTGCAGGAGATCGACGAGCGGAAACTGGTGAAGCTGTCGCCGATGCCGGCGAACGTCGTCGAAAAACTGACCGAAGCCCAGTACTACGATCTACTGGCATTTCTGCTGACGCAGAAGGTGGCCAAGCCAGCCAAAGAGTAG
- a CDS encoding aryl-sulfate sulfotransferase — protein sequence MIVRLLALLPLCLVSLSAVWADHPTQTGTPRRVLAADYQKKRIALVNADNSVAWERPIRDVHDLHVLADGNVLFQTTFQDVVEVDPQGKVVWKYDAKPAAGERVEIHAFQRLPNGSTMIVESGRGRIIEVDAQGKILKTVALKRQHPDAHRDTRLVRKLSNGHYLAAQEGDLAVREYDGDGKVVWEYAAGKRLYSAIRLENGNTLLGMGDGHSVIEVDPAGKTVWSIGEQELPGIQLAWITMVERLKNGNTLIVNCHAGPENPQLLEVTPDKKVVWTFKDFERFGNSLPVARVLD from the coding sequence ATGATCGTTCGTCTGCTTGCGCTGCTGCCGTTGTGTCTGGTTTCGCTGTCAGCGGTTTGGGCCGACCATCCCACGCAGACGGGGACGCCCCGGCGGGTGCTGGCGGCGGACTACCAGAAAAAGCGGATCGCGCTGGTGAACGCGGACAACTCCGTCGCGTGGGAACGGCCGATCCGGGACGTCCACGACCTGCACGTCCTGGCCGACGGTAATGTCCTGTTTCAGACGACGTTTCAGGACGTCGTCGAAGTCGATCCGCAAGGCAAGGTCGTCTGGAAGTACGACGCGAAGCCGGCTGCCGGCGAACGGGTGGAGATCCATGCGTTTCAGCGGCTGCCGAACGGCTCGACGATGATCGTCGAGAGCGGTCGCGGGCGGATTATTGAAGTCGATGCACAGGGAAAGATCCTCAAAACGGTGGCGCTGAAACGGCAACATCCCGATGCGCACCGCGATACGCGGCTGGTCCGGAAGCTGTCGAACGGTCACTACCTGGCGGCCCAGGAGGGGGACCTGGCGGTCCGCGAGTACGACGGCGACGGCAAGGTCGTCTGGGAGTATGCCGCCGGTAAGCGGCTCTACTCGGCGATCCGCCTGGAGAACGGCAATACGTTGCTCGGAATGGGGGACGGCCACAGTGTGATCGAGGTCGACCCGGCGGGGAAGACGGTCTGGTCGATCGGCGAGCAGGAGTTGCCGGGGATTCAGCTCGCGTGGATCACGATGGTCGAGCGCCTGAAGAACGGCAACACGCTGATCGTCAACTGCCATGCGGGCCCGGAGAATCCGCAGCTTCTCGAAGTAACGCCCGACAAGAAAGTCGTCTGGACGTTCAAGGACTTCGAGCGCTTCGGAAACTCCCTGCCGGTGGCCCGCGTGCTGGATTGA